GAAGTGGAAGAAATCGGAAAGCCCCTTGCTTAGATGCCTCTTGAAGATTAATTTGTCCACGTACCAGAATACACAGGCCAGGCAAAATTGGTTCAAAAGGAACGCCGGGATGGTATGGATGCCGAGAAGGTCGGAGAAGAGGTACTGCACCAACGCCCCCGCAATTCCGGACACAATAAGCCATCGCCCGAAAACATATAAAAACCATTCTTTTGAAAACATATGTCTATTCACCTCCTGATTTTATTAAGCCCAGGGAAGCCACAGGCACAAGATGGCATAGTTTACCCCCTTTGGACAAGACTTGTCAATTTGCTTTAGCATGTTTGCGCTTAAAAATTCAACGTACCGCCGGCCATTTCCTAAAGTGCTTGATATTTCTCTTATCCAAAAAACCCTTGATGCCCTGAAGTCAGCAAGGGTTGCATCCTGTTTTACCTGACTCGATCTACGCGGATTTCCCTTTCTGCCCGCAATTTTGGCCTCTCGCGGCTCCTTTTCACGGCCGACACGTTAGTTTTAGATTCTTTTCCCCCGGTTTCTGATGTGAAACCTCCAGACCATCGGGAAAAAATCTATTTTTTTGCAAAAAAAGCTTGACAAAATATTAGGCATGCCATATATATTTAGGTATTACTAAATTTATGAAACATTCGAGGAAATAGTATGTATTCGGGAACGTTGACGGCCAGCATGGAAGATTACCTCGAGGCCATCTTCCATATCATGAAAGAAAAACAGGCGGTGAGGCCCAAGGAGATCGCAAAGCGGCTCAAGGTCACCAACGCATCGGTGACGGGGGCGCTTCGGTCGCTGGCCGAAAAGAAGCTGATAAACTACGCTCCCTATGACGTCATCACCCTTACCAGGGAGGGGAGAGTTGCCGCAAAGGACGTGATCCGTCGCCACGAGGTGCTGCGCGATTTCTTCGTAAATGTCCTGGCTGTGGACGAAAAAAACGCCGACAAGGCGGCCTGTCAGATGGAGCACTCGATCCCGAAGATCATACTGGAGCGGTTCATCCAGTTTGCCGATTTTATCGAGCTCTGCCCGAGGGCCGGCTCAAAATGGATTACCGGATACGGGTACAGCTGTGACTACGGCCGTATCCAGGATAACTGTGACGAGTGCATTGAGCGCACATTGAACGAAGTCAAGAAAAGAAATTTAAAAGGAGGTGCAAAAACTATGGAAAAGATAAGTCTGAGAGATCTGCAGCCGGGCCAAAAGTGCAAGGTGTTGAGCGTAAAGTCCGACCATGAGGCGAATAAGCGGATTGTGGAGATGGGGGTTACTCCCGGGGCTGTGATCGAGATAGAGAGGGTGGCCCCCCTGGGCGATCCGATCGATATCAAGGTCAGGGGCTACCATCTCTCGCTTCGCAAGGACGAGGTGGAGGACATCGAAGTTGAGAGCCTGTAGCATTTCATACGGCCGGAGGGCGGCGAACCAATGGATAAAGATCAAAGTCACGGGGCCGGTTTCGGTCGCGAATACAGGGGAGCCTTATGGATCTCTTCACAGTCTATGGGGCGTTTTTTTTGCAAGAAAGTTTAGTTATGCCTAATAATTTTTGCTCTTACTAAACTTTTTGCTAAAATATTGATCCTTTAATTACAGGAGGATAAAAGAATCATGAAACGAAAAATCACGGTAGCCCTTGTCGGAAACCCGAATTCCGGCAAGACCACCATATTCAACAACCTTACCGGGGCCCGGCAGCATGTCGGCAACTACCCCGGCGTTACCGTGGAGAGCAAGGACGGCTCTCGTCGTTACGGAGATGTGGAGATGCAGATAGTCGACCTGCCCGGGACATACAGCCTGACCGCGTATTCCGCCGACGAGCTGGTGGCCAGAAACTACATCATCCACGAGAAGCCGGACGTCATCGTGGACGTGGTCGACTCGTCTAACCTCGAGAGAAACCTCTACCTGGCTGTGCAGCTGATGGAGCTGGGGGCGCCCCTGGTCCTCGCCTTTAACATGAGCGACCAGGCCAGAGCCCGCGGGCACGAGATCGACGTCGAAAAGCTCTCCGGTCTCCTCGGGCTTCAGATCGTCAACACCGTTGGACACAAGGGAAAGGG
This region of Candidatus Zymogenus saltonus genomic DNA includes:
- a CDS encoding DtxR family transcriptional regulator yields the protein MYSGTLTASMEDYLEAIFHIMKEKQAVRPKEIAKRLKVTNASVTGALRSLAEKKLINYAPYDVITLTREGRVAAKDVIRRHEVLRDFFVNVLAVDEKNADKAACQMEHSIPKIILERFIQFADFIELCPRAGSKWITGYGYSCDYGRIQDNCDECIERTLNEVKKRNLKGGAKTMEKISLRDLQPGQKCKVLSVKSDHEANKRIVEMGVTPGAVIEIERVAPLGDPIDIKVRGYHLSLRKDEVEDIEVESL